Proteins found in one Mycteria americana isolate JAX WOST 10 ecotype Jacksonville Zoo and Gardens chromosome 8, USCA_MyAme_1.0, whole genome shotgun sequence genomic segment:
- the TRAPPC2L gene encoding trafficking protein particle complex subunit 2-like protein: protein MAVCIAVIAKENYPLYIRSVPTENELKFHYTVHTSLDVVDEKISAMGKALVDQRELYLGLLYPTEDYKVYGYVTNSKVKFVMVVDSSNTALRDNEIRSMFRKLHNSYTDIMCNPFYNPGDRIHSRAFDNMVNSMMMQVC, encoded by the exons ATGGCGGTGTGCATCGCCGTGATCGCCAAggag AACTATCCCCTCTACATCCGGAGCGTTCCCACCGAAAACGAGCTGAAGTTCCACTACACCGTGCACACTTCCCTCGATGTCGTGGATGAAAAGATCTCTGCGATGGGCAAGGCTCTTGTAGATCAGAGGGAACTGTACCTAGGGCTCCTCTACCCCACCGAAGACTACAAGGT ATACGGCTACGTGACAAATTCGAAGGTGAAGTTTGTTATGGTGGTGGATTCTTCAAACACAGCACTTCGAGACAATGAGATCCGCAGC ATGTTCCGAAAGCTGCATAATTCATATACGGACATAATGTGTAACCCTTTTTATAACCCTGGGGACCGTATCCATTCCAG GGCTTTTGATAATATGGTGAACTCCATGATGATGCAGGTGTGCTGA
- the PABPN1L gene encoding embryonic polyadenylate-binding protein 2 — MFGGRVSSLFLDTSGIWWQDLPSLAAVEASWDVAEMAALRKAADDDSDPSHLEGDSAEELAVPDPELEAIKARVREMEKEDERLKELQLEAESRLIMSSEAGLFPKTTEEKMEVDQRSIYVGNVDYGGTAEELESHFNSCGQINRVTILCDKFSGHPKGYAYIEFEEKSSVQAAVELDESVFRGRVIKVLPKRTNMPGISTTDRGGYRGRFQARGGLVQRGGYYGGQHPRVRGRTYRGRARLLPWYFPY; from the exons ATGTTCGGGGGCCGGGTGAG TTCTCTCTTCCTGGATACTTCAGGAATCTGGTGGCAGGACCTGCCATCCCTGGCAGCAGTGGAGGCGTCCTGGGACGTGGCAGAGATGGCAGCTCTGCGGAAGGCTGCAGATGACGACTCGGACCCGAGCCACCTGGAGGGGGACAGTGCAGAGGAGCTGGCTGTGCCGGACCCA GAGCTGGAGGCCATCAAAGCCAGAGTGCgagagatggagaaagaggaTGAGAGGCTGAAGGAGTTGCAGCTGGAAGCTGAGAGCCGCCTCATCATGAGCTCGGAGGCAG GTCTCTTCCCAAAGACAACCGAGGAGAAGATGGAGGTTGACCAACGATCCATCTATGTGGGCAAT GTGGACTACGGGGGCACGGCAGAAGAGCTGGAGTCTCACTTCAATAGCTGCGGGCAGATCAACCGAGTGACCATCCTCTGCGACAAGTTCTCGGGGCATCCCAAAGG GTATGCCTACATCGAGTTTGAAGAGAAGAGCTCCGTGCAGGCTGCGGTGGAGCTGGACGAGAGCGTGTTCAGAGGCCGTGTCATTAAG GTGCTGCCCAAGAGGACCAACATGCCGGGCATCAGCACCACCGACCGTGGGGGCTACCGGGGCCGCTTCCAAGCCCGGGGAGGGCTGGTCCAGCGGGGAGGCTACTATGGAGGGCAGCACCCGAGGGTGCGAGGGAGGACGTACag gGGTCGGGCAAGGCTGCTGCCTTGGTATTTTCCGTACTAG